From Antricoccus suffuscus, a single genomic window includes:
- a CDS encoding histidine phosphatase family protein: MSDFVFVRHGQSTWNVEGRVQGQQHEPPLTELGRRQSRAAAEKVRDLGAALLVSSDQVRAAQTAEIIATAVRLPVHYDAQLREHDHGNLTGLTSEEAMRRWGSDPDTPYDPDAVQGVSGESARQVGGRMMAVLASTQDSFPPGPVIVVGHGSAIQLAIALLLEEDLAHMQWRQLENGAVARVRDGHYELL, translated from the coding sequence GTGAGCGACTTCGTGTTCGTCCGCCACGGGCAGTCGACGTGGAATGTCGAGGGACGAGTGCAAGGTCAGCAGCACGAACCGCCTCTGACGGAGCTCGGCCGACGTCAGTCCCGGGCCGCGGCAGAGAAAGTGCGCGACCTCGGGGCGGCGCTGCTGGTGTCGTCCGACCAGGTGCGAGCCGCGCAGACTGCCGAGATTATTGCGACCGCGGTCCGGCTCCCGGTGCACTATGACGCGCAGTTGCGCGAGCACGACCACGGTAACCTAACCGGCTTGACCAGCGAGGAAGCCATGCGCAGGTGGGGAAGTGATCCGGACACGCCGTACGATCCCGATGCCGTCCAAGGCGTAAGTGGTGAGTCGGCGCGGCAGGTCGGTGGACGCATGATGGCGGTGCTCGCTAGCACGCAGGACTCGTTCCCGCCCGGCCCGGTGATCGTCGTCGGGCACGGGAGCGCGATCCAGCTAGCTATTGCACTACTGCTCGAGGAAGACCTAGCGCACATGCAATGGCGGCAGTTGGAGAACGGTGCTGTGGCGCGCGTGCGGGATGGACACTATGAACTGCTGTAA